In the Gossypium arboreum isolate Shixiya-1 chromosome 10, ASM2569848v2, whole genome shotgun sequence genome, one interval contains:
- the LOC108488748 gene encoding phenylacetaldehyde oxime monooxygenase CYP71AN24-like: MELLNVPKLSFNLLFSSLILLFSLLILLKLAKRKTLNLPPSPPMLPLIGNIHQLGKLPHRSLRDLSRKYGSLLLLQLGYNPTVVVSSADIVREIVKNHDSVFSDRPRTTAVDILFYGAGDMAFAPYNKFWKQVRKISVVELFSHQSLHSFQFVRDEEVELLINKIRCACLKGEPINMTDMLMFVSSNIVSRCILSHTTEEEDGCSKFGELAKRLSVLFTSSCIGDMFPYLRWVDVLTGYIPSMKAVSAELDEFLDQVIQEHKAFEIDYQVSNKKDFVSIIMQLQKDGMYEMDLTQDNIKAILLDMFVAGSDTSTATKEWMMVELLKHPNAMKRVQEEVRNVVGNKLRVDAEDVSKMKYLNCVLKETLRLHPAGSLLLPRQTSSSVKLGGYDIPSNTTVLINAWAIQRDPKWWENPEDFIPERFENSSIDFKGQDFQFIPFGFGRRRCPGIPFGVAAIEYVMANLLYCFDWKLPAGEIAENLDMTELFGLTVTKKTPLHVLPLSHFSF, translated from the exons ATGGAGCTCCTGAACGTACCCAAACTTTCATTCAATCTTTTGTTTTCATCTCTGATTCTCCTTTTCTCCTTGTTAATTTTGCTTAAACTAGCAAAAAGGAAAACCCTGAATTTGCCACCATCACCTCCAATGCTACCACTTATTGGCAACATCCATCAGCTTGGCAAACTTCCCCACCGTTCTCTCCGGGACCTCTCTAGGAAATATGGTTCTCTCCTACTACTACAATTGGGGTATAACCCAACTGTAGTGGTTTCATCAGCCGACATAGTTAGAGAAATTGTGAAGAACCATGACAGTGTCTTCTCCGACAGACCAAGGACCACAGCTGTAGATATCTTGTTCTACGGAGCCGGCGATATGGCTTTTGCACCCTACAATAAGTTCTGGAAACAAGTTAGGAAGATCAGTGTTGTTGAGCTTTTTAGCCACCAAAGCTTGCACTCATTTCAGTTTGTCAGAGATGAAGAAGTTGAACTTCTTATCAACAAAATCCGCTGTGCTTGTCTGAAAGGAGAGCCTATAAATATGACAGACATGCTTATGTTCGTTTCGAGTAACATAGTTTCTCGATGTATTCTTAGTCACACAACTGAAGAAGAAGATGGGTGCAGCAAGTTTGGGGAGTTAGCTAAAAGGTTGTCGGTTCTCTTTACTAGTTCCTGTATTGGCGATATGTTTCCTTACTTGAGGTGGGTTGATGTGCTTACTGGATATATTCCAAGTATGAAAGCAGTCTCTGCGGAATTGGATGAATTCCTTGATCAAGTAATTCAGGAGCATAAAGCTTTTGAAATTGATTACCAAGTTTCCAATAAAAAGGACTTTGTATCTATCATTATGCAACTTCAAAAGGATGGCATGTATGAGATGGACCTCACTCAAGACAACATCAAAGCTATCTTACTG GACATGTTTGTAGCAGGAAGTGATACCTCTACAGCCACAAAAGAGTGGATGATGGTTGAGCTTTTAAAGCATCCAAATGCAATGAAAAGGGTCCAAGAAGAGGTGAGAAATGTGGTGGGAAACAAGTTAAGGGTGGATGCGGAAGATGTAAGTAAAATGAAATACTTAAATTGTGTACTCAAAGAAACTTTAAGACTACATCCGGCTGGTTCTCTTCTGCTCCCTCGACAAACATCTTCAAGTGTTAAATTGGGAGGTTATGACATTCCTTCCAATACCACAGTCCTGATCAATGCATGGGCCATTCAGAGAGATCCAAAATGGTGGGAAAACCCAGAAGATTTCATCCCAGAGAGGTTCGAGAACAGCTCCATTGATTTCAAAGGTCAAGATTTCCAGTTCATCCCATTTGGTTTCGGAAGAAGGAGATGTCCTGGGATACCATTTGGAGTTGCTGCTATTGAGTATGTGATGGCCAACCTTCTCTATTGCTTTGATTGGAAGTTACCTGCTGGTGAAATTGCTGAGAACTTGGACATGACTGAACTCTTCGGCCTGACAGTCACCAAGAAAACCCCTCTTCATGTTCTACCTCTATCTCATTTCTctttttag